The Clupea harengus chromosome 13, Ch_v2.0.2, whole genome shotgun sequence DNA window agagactgGGGATTCTGCATTCATATGAGGTCTGCAGCCCACCCACGCTCAAATTGGCCCCAGCTGCAGTGCAGACAGGGGCCAGGAGAGAAGCCCAAGGAGAGagctctcccttctctcccttctcaccCTACCCCatgcacccctcccccactgtGGACATTACAGGCAACTGGTGGATTTGGGGAGACTTATCAaagtgaaagacacacacacacacacacacacacacacacacacacacaaatacaaatacagaggCGACACTGTTAATGTTCGAAAAACAACATCAACGCAGGTTTAAGAATATCCTGCAAATGGTCTGGCCatgtaataataaaataaaagaatgcGCTGATAATGTAATACAACTCAATCCTGTGCAAAGTACCAGTGTGTCCTTTCTAGCTGCCTGGTGAGCCATGGCTTAGTGTGACAATTGACACCCCATTGCTTGAGGCTAGGCTAGCAGTGGGCCTGTGCGTGCTGAAGTGTTACTTCCTCCACACCCCTTCCAAGGCAAATGGTTTTGAGGTACTTTCAAGGAGACAAAGCCTTTTTgtccaaaacaaaaatcaaccCACAAATTCGTACCCATCCTTGGTGGGTTTCAGTGGGAACTGCCAGCCTGTATTCTCAGGCAGTCTCATTCAGTACCACTACTTTCCATAATCCCATCACTGATTTCTGCTATCTACCTTCCTCTATTTCCCACTGGAGGAGGGAAAAGCACTGCTGGCTTCAGGACAATTGCACACACATTCTAATGCAGGACGGGTCTGATCTGAGATAATACGCAGTGCAGGGCTCACCTGACTGGAAGACGTATCGGGCCAGCCCTTGCATCAGCTCCGCCGGCCAGGTAGGGGGCGCTGTCTCCCCAGCCTCCCTCTTCAGTCTGAATGTCAGCTCAAAGCCAAACCCACTGGGGCCATCAGTACCTGTGAACCTGCAGAAGCACTGTGTCAGGTACACTTGGCATACACTCTGAGCAAATTGTGTAAACACTGTGTAAAGTGAAGGTCTCTTAAGGCTTGACATAGGAGCTGGTGATAACTAAACTGTAATGGGCTACTGGGTTATGCAATTGTCCTTTGACCACCAAATACATTTGGCAAACAGTAACACAAACAAGTGCCTGCCTATGGGTTTTGTTGCCTTACTCATGAACTCTGTTGTCTCCGTACAGGTCACTGAGTCCCATACTAATGTAATGCCAGTGCTCCTGGACGTCCTGTGCCACACAGCCCACATTCCTGTACATACTGATGTAGTCTAGTGGATCCGGCCCACCTAACCTGttgatagagggagaaagaaaatgagaggagAGCCACTGTCATCACCAGTCATAGGGTAGACAGCAAGAACAACATGCTGTACTTCGTTTTGCCAATAGaatatttgtgtaaatgtgatGCATCATGGCATTCCTGATTCAGTCATGTTTTCCCAAATTATTTTTGAACCAATTAACAAGGTAGGTTGCACAACAACAGTGACCTGCTGGCTGCTGCGCAGAAACAAGCTGTTTTGGTCAGGAAAATAAAAAGCAAACATCTGTTCCCACACAGCAGTGATGCAACATCAACGTTAAAGTATTATAGCTAATACACAACAAAAAATTGACAAGCAAGATTCAGTACAGTATTCGCTAAGAAAAGTTAACATTGACCTCACTTTGTCCCACTTGCTAGTTAGTTAAGTGTAAAGTTGGTTGTGAGTCACACGAACATCTATCTTATCATAGCGTAACGTAGGTGCGTTCCCAGAGTACAAAAGTCagcagtatgtatgtatttgtatagttatatatactatattatgtataactatatatatatatatagtttgaTAGGTTGGCCCAGTTTACAGCAAACGTTAACTAAGCCAAGGTAATCTAATTTATATAGACAACGATGACGTTATTAAAAGGGGGGTTAACGTAGGCTAGCTCATTTGCAACTAAGTAAACGATGACGTTAAAACTTCATGCAAAAGTTTACCAGCCCGGCTCATTATGTTAATAAACTATGTTAACGTTAGCAACGTCGGCCGCGACATTAAACTaactaaaacacagacacataccagTACTTTACGATGGCTGTAACTTGCAAGGGGTTGACCTGGTCGGGATACAAGCGCCTGCATTCCCCATAAACAGCTTGCAGACCAGTGGGAAACAGCGACGCTAGCCCGAGGTGGGCTGCCGCGCCGCTAGTAGGCCGCATTTCATCCATCCCACACCACAACTCCAAACTGATAGGATAGTCCGGGAGAAAACCCAGATGACCTAGAATATCCGTATGTCGATTCGAGGCGGgttctcctgtgttttttttgtttacgtCTTCTGCAGTTTTGATTTTACATCAGATTTGTAAGGAAACGACCCCTTTGTCCGTTCTCCTGAAGCCCCTCCACAGTTTGTTATCTCTCGCTCAGAGTACAGGCACTACTTTTGAGTGACAAGCAGTTAACCCAATAGAAACGACCAATTGAGTAGAGCTTTTTCATAGTGTAATGCGATTGGATTGCTTGACTGTCAATTCACTTTCGGTCACAAGAACAGGCGGTAACTAAAATGTGTGAGCAAGGATCAGGTAATCCATTAGTTACCATCAGTTAATAATCATTTTCAAACATCGTCATGTCGAAATTTGtaggaagaaaaaagaggaacAAACTCTGATTATTTTTCACAGATTTGCTCTAAAAGACAACTTCATGGTAATATAAAACAATGAAGGATTTATGGATTGCAAACACTAGCACACCTATTTTTTAACAGACGTGGGTAGAGTAAAAAAGCAAAAGCTAAGCTGTAGCCTACTCGAGTAAaagtataataatatatataataataatgataataatattaaCTCAAAAAACTAAAGCAAACCTTACAGTCTATacagatttatatatatatacagcggAAAATCGCTTACTGTGTatcttttataaaaaaaatcagttaaaaagaaatgttgGCAACTTGATGCTGTTTGATGATGTATTGATTATCGCTACATTGTCACTTATATTATTTGGTTTAGGCTACGTACTAATCTGTTGACTTTTTACCAAGATGGTAAATGGGAGGACTGTTTTTATTGTGGATAGTTAAAGTTATGTCAACCTAATAGGCAAAAGAATGTCCATCAAATATTGCACTAAACAAAATGAAGCTGTGTCTTTGTTGGGTAAGGGGTAACCTATTACAAGCCATGCTATACTTTGAGGAAtgacagatgagatgagatgctaAAGTTACATCTGAAGCAGGAGATACAAGCTGTGTAGGATAGACTGTCAACGGACGCAAGGCCTGTGTGTTAATTCGTCTAAAGCGTGATTTAgaatacaccacacactcaaGAATGTAAATGCTGGCTGGCGTTAGCTTTTAACTCCATAGAGTAGGCTTGTAACATTCAATTTAGCCAATAAGATCTTAAGCTTTCTAACATTATCAGGTTAAACTTGATGAGTGTTTTAAGTTTGACTTCCTTATATTTCCACTGTCAAGTGCTCTCGTTCAATATAGCTGTACCGTTGACGTTCGAACCAGAGGCTTCTACACATTTATGTAGCCAAAGCAGTCGACGATGTAGGCTAGCAACTCTGTGTGAATAAGAATAATTTCATATAAAATAAGCTAGACTTGTGTAGCCTAATGTAACGGAGGACCAGTACTTTTTTTAAATCGTAAATTTACTTCTATAAGTACACTTTATTTAAGAACATATAACGGAGTTAATGTAGCACGTCACTACCCACCTCTGATTATCGGGTTAATTTATTGCTTTTAGTGATAACAAGTAGGCTATTTGTTTATGCCCATACTTCATCTTGTGTACAGTACAGTCCTACAACCTGATTACATGATATATATCAGGTTCTGACATGCCCATCCTGACTCTGCCTAATGTGGTAAATTAGGTGCAGTGAATTTTAGCTTTGTCGGGTTCTGAGATAGGTCGCCATCTACTGTATATAATATGTACACGCAACTACGGGGTCAGGTGATTTCAAGCAATGGCTTCAAGTTAATCCTTAACTTGAACAAAGATCCATGGTTTCCTCCCAAATTCAGCTGATCTGAAGCCAAAAAACTGGCTGACTGGCTAGTGTTCACCTTATATCGTTCCAAAGCAATACAAAAGTCTATTGCCATTGATGTACACTGATAACTGATCAACTCATTTTGCTCTTTATGTGGCCATATTTCACTGATAAGACGGCACCCACCCTCTTTCCTTCCCCAGCCTCTGAGATGGGGCTTTTGTTTGAAATGACTTGCTTTGTACCAGCTGCTTGGATACAGTCTCTTAGACTGAGCTGAGCCAAAGGCAGAGGCTGTTCTTCAGCTTGACTCATTGCATAACAATAACTCTGTCTTCAGGAAGCCTTTGCAGATTGTATTCACCTGAAACTTTGACTTTTTCAACCCGTACACTGGGCAAGTGAGTTGATCTATTTCCATCATGAACTTGAGCAAGCTGTCATAAAACTATTTTGCACATTCATACCTGAACTATAAAAGTTATGTTGACAATGAAAGATTCTGTTTTGTGTTACAGTGCTAAAGTACAAGTTCTGTAAACACTAGTTTAAGCCAATTTTACTTTGTGCAATAATTAGGGATAATCATCAGAAATGATAGGACTGGTAGGCTATGTCCTAATTCTGTCTAGTGGATGTAAAGTCTTTCTGCTTACTTAGTTTGTGTTATGTAGTAACCACATGTTTGACAACTGGAAATCCTATGCGGGCGGAAATGAAGGTCACCTCTGAAGAGAACTGTGGTGTTGTCTTATCATTATTTGACCTATTGTTTGTTCACCTTTCATTCAGATGAAGCAGCCATAGCTATTTCTTCCATTGGAATACACAGAGGGGTTGCTACCCACTCCCTGCGTGGCTCCGCAGTCAAGGGCATCAAGTCTTCCCatttcccctcccttcccatctctGTAGACCATGGATTACTATCACCCATATTCATACCACAAATACTACCCCATGTTCTCCTCAGGGATCAGTCAGTACACACACTGGCCCAGTCATTTCCTTCCTCCAATCCAGCCCCCTTCTCAGCTGCCTGTGACCTTGGTGGTACCAAGTATCGGTGGTCCGCAAGAAACAACAGGTCAGACGGAGTTCCACTTCTTCTACGGATCAATGCCGGTACAGGTGTCTGTTCCTCCCTGGCATTACAACAAACCCTTATGGTCTCAGCCCTTTGTGAAGCCACCACTAAGCCAGAGACTGGGCCCTGTTAAACCTAACCACAGCCAGCCCCTCACAGCGTCCTGGCCTGACACATTCACCCTGAGGGGGGAGCTCCGATGGGGGAGGCTGGAGAGGGTTTATGGCCCCCGCAGGGAACTTCCAGACCTTGTCAAGGAGGACTTGCGACGGGTGTATGGCACCTACCCCCGGACCGACGTGAGCATCAGCTTCCAGGGCGGGGAGTTTGTGGTGCACGGAGACCCGCGGGTGGGCGAGCAGGAGTACAGAGTGGAAAAGAAAGTGGTGCGTCAGCTGGAGAGCCCTGAAGcagatagtgtgagtgtgacagtggagcaaaggagaaagaagagagcaaAGCGTGTGAAGTAATGAGGTATGGAGATATGTTATGGTCATGACTACAGACTTTACATCAGGACTTTCTGGTAGTGGGGTGACAGAAGTTTATCAGATGTATGTGGAAACGGGACTGTACTCGCAGACATAAACATAGAAGCTgtagcaataaaaaaaatgtctccttgtaataaaacattttcTAAAACATGACATCTTCGGGTAATCTTCGCTTCCCTACTGTTAAGCTCCGTGATCACATTTCTGCGTTGTGAACTGTTTTGTCATTATTTAGCGGGTGACACAGTAGCGGAGTTGCGTTTTATACTTTTAGTTATACTTTTTTGTCTGGTGTAAAGTTGAGAACTTCGGTTACCGGGGAGGATTCCTTTCTGGGGGGTTTCCATtctattgttttatttctttgtttatggaaatttctgtttttctctggcACCTGGGCTGCCCTTTGTCTGGTTATGAACCTAAGTAGGCCTAAATGTGCGCCGGGAGGACACGTTGTGTGTAAACGTGATAactcttttgttttatttacacTCTTATGtttaaaagttcttcaaaggttGTGGAAAtggtgtgaagagttttgggcCTTGTTGTGATGCCGAACTGCCGTTCTATTGTGTTCTTTAGAGGAACACAAATAACGTTAGTAGCCTACTGAATTGCGGCTGCAGTAACGCTGTTTAAACCTGCAGCTGAAACTCTGaagcctgtgtttttttctttatgttAATTtagttgtttctgtgtgtaggcTAAACGAAGAGGTCTTTCACCGAAGAacgttttttcccctccttttgcCGAAGCTGCATGCTTTTCTCGATGCGGAAGATCCACCTTGTTTTCCCCTAAAGTGACTATTACTGACCTTTTTTGTTGCTTTGAACTGAATGTAATACATTTGTTAAACAAATCATGTCTGGCTTGTGTTTCTTTGGTTGTTTTAGTTAATATAGATAGCGAATACAATTGTTATCTTATTATTAGTCACTCTCTGAGTGGTGGTGGATGACACCTGGCGCCTAAACAACTAATATTGTCCCACTGCCGCCGCAAAGTGTTCAAATTTGAGATAATTTCTCATTGTTTCCACTTATACCTCAGATTTTCATCTCGAAAACTTACAAAAGATTACAATTTCTGTGAGCTGAAACAAGTGACCTGGTTGGATACAccagaatgaaaaagaaaacttccacaCTGCTTCCAAACTCTtacaggaaagtgtgtgtgtgtgtgtgtgtgtgtgtgtgtgtgtgtgtgtgtgtgtaaacgaaCAGAGAATGAAAGCGAAAGAAAATAAATTGCGGTGCCATGAACTCAACTGACACTCAACTCTGTGACTGAGTGACTCAACTGACacttctgacctttgacctgcaaAAACTGTCAGGATATTCCATCTGTGTTCCTTGAGTTTATGCCCACCAGCCAGACTAAACACTGATTTCTAAAGAATAGCTTTTTTGCCTAAGACTCATGACTAATTTGCCTGGATGTGCCATACAAAATGTCTTCCTCTTGGGCAGGTCTTAACACCCAACCAAAGAGCACCTTTGAATTTAATGAGGAAAGCCGATTCATGCCGTTGGAACTTCGGGTCTCCTGAACCCTTCTCATTGTTTAAAGCTGACACATGTCTTAAAGTCAACAGTGTTATTTGGACTT harbors:
- the LOC116223262 gene encoding uncharacterized protein LOC116223262, producing MDYYHPYSYHKYYPMFSSGISQYTHWPSHFLPPIQPPSQLPVTLVVPSIGGPQETTGQTEFHFFYGSMPVQVSVPPWHYNKPLWSQPFVKPPLSQRLGPVKPNHSQPLTASWPDTFTLRGELRWGRLERVYGPRRELPDLVKEDLRRVYGTYPRTDVSISFQGGEFVVHGDPRVGEQEYRVEKKVVRQLESPEADSVSVTVEQRRKKRAKRVK